In one Archangium lipolyticum genomic region, the following are encoded:
- a CDS encoding class I SAM-dependent rRNA methyltransferase — protein sequence MTRTSQPTARVSLKGAKALRRGHPWLYRTELLEPPQTQERGAVVSVVDPQGNPVGQAFYAQRSPLALRLLTRKGPAEEKVDEALLRHRLELSLARRAPLRQRDGVRLVHGEADLLPGLFVDRYGAGLTLQTLSEGMDVRKEWVARTLAELTGATHVVCRDDASGRDFESLTREVRLLHGQGEARFTYHEGENLFEVDLLGDMKTGAFLDQVDNHVRAGELARGDALDLFSYHGGFALALSRTCDSVLAVEQDPKASERIRANAARNGRTNVSVENANAFDVLRRFSESSRRFDTVVVDPPGLAKRREGLSTALRAYHELNLRALKCLRPEGLLVTCSCSGKLSREAFEEMVLSAAADAKRPVQILERRGAGLDHPILGGLPETEYLKAFFVRVL from the coding sequence GAGCGTGGCGCCGTGGTGTCGGTGGTGGACCCGCAGGGCAACCCCGTGGGCCAGGCCTTCTACGCGCAGCGCTCACCGCTGGCGCTGCGGCTGCTCACGCGCAAGGGGCCCGCCGAGGAGAAGGTGGACGAGGCCCTGCTGCGCCACCGCCTGGAGCTGTCGCTCGCCCGGCGCGCGCCGCTGCGTCAGCGCGATGGCGTGCGTCTGGTGCACGGCGAGGCGGATCTGCTGCCCGGCCTCTTCGTGGACCGCTATGGCGCGGGCCTCACGCTGCAGACGCTCTCCGAGGGCATGGACGTGCGCAAGGAGTGGGTGGCGCGCACGCTGGCCGAGCTCACCGGCGCCACGCACGTGGTGTGCCGCGACGATGCCTCCGGCCGCGACTTCGAGAGCCTGACGCGCGAGGTGCGGCTGCTGCACGGGCAGGGCGAGGCCCGCTTCACCTACCACGAGGGGGAGAACCTCTTCGAGGTGGACCTGCTGGGCGACATGAAGACGGGCGCCTTCCTGGACCAGGTGGACAACCACGTGCGCGCGGGCGAGCTGGCCCGGGGCGACGCGTTGGACCTGTTCAGCTACCACGGGGGCTTCGCGCTGGCGCTCAGCCGCACGTGTGACTCGGTGCTGGCGGTGGAGCAGGATCCGAAGGCCTCCGAGCGCATCCGCGCGAACGCCGCGCGCAACGGGCGCACCAACGTCTCGGTGGAGAACGCCAACGCCTTCGACGTGCTGCGCCGCTTCTCCGAGTCCAGCCGCCGCTTCGACACGGTGGTGGTGGATCCGCCGGGCCTGGCCAAGCGGCGCGAGGGCCTGTCCACCGCCCTGCGCGCCTACCACGAGCTCAACCTGCGTGCCCTCAAGTGCCTGCGCCCCGAGGGCCTGCTCGTCACCTGCTCGTGCTCCGGCAAGCTGTCGCGCGAGGCCTTCGAGGAGATGGTGCTGTCGGCCGCCGCGGATGCGAAGCGGCCGGTGCAGATCCTGGAGCGCCGGGGCGCGGGGTTGGACCACCCGATCCTCGGCGGCCTGCCGGAGACCGAGTACCTCAAGGCCTTCTTCGTCCGCGTGCTGTAG